CTCCTCTTTTAACTTTTAAAATTTACTCAAACATCTCTACCATGAAGCCTCAAGAACTCCAGAAAGCTCTCAAGGCTTTTGTTGACAATTAGATCCTGAGGAAAATCATACTCCTCAATCAGCTTGCGGGTAACATCACATCGTCCAATATCGGTCTTAAAATGCGCATCTGAACCCATGGCAATATAAACACCATATTTTTTGCAGAGCTTTAAAATCTCTATACAGTTTTCTTTGCTCTTTTGCCTCACGTAAAATGATGCATTGTTTATCTCAATGGCTTTGTTGTACTCCTTTGCAGCCCTGACAACCGCTTCTCTGTCAATCTCAAACAAGGGATTACCCGGGTGACCAATACAGTGAACATAAGGATTTTTTATGGCACCAATTAATGCCCTGGTATGGTCCGAAACTGTCCCGCTCGGGATACAAACATCATGCAGACTTGCGATGACAAAATCAAGTCTTTTCAGGGCACTTTCCGGAATGTCAATCGTCCCTTCATAGTCAATTATATTGGCTTCACACCCTCTAAATATCATTATACCACTAATCTCTCTTGGCACAACAACCAGGTTGTAAAAATATAAACTGCTGCACGACCCTGGCATCTCAGGGCCGTGATCAGTAATACAGATTCCTTTCAAACCTCTGTTTTTAGCCTCAAGCACCATTTCCTCCAATGTGTTGTAAGCATGCCCGCTCGCAATGGTATGACAGTGTGTTTCTACTTCCAAAAACATTATCTGGCTCATCTCTCATTCAAAATTTTTAGTCCTTTATCTCTGCAAGCTTGTTCTTCAATATATCAATCTTTTTAACAGGAGTTGGGTCGTTTTGATAAAGTGTAGCAAGATAGAGCGATACATAATCACCAAGATAGATGAGTGAAAACATCCTTGCAAGCCTTGAATTCCCTATTGAATATATATCACTTACACCCGATACAACACCTTTGACAAGGTCCTTTGTGATGTCCATTCTTATTGCATTTCTTTTGTGGTCCTCAGTGTCATGAAGCATTACAATCTCAAACAGCCCCAAAACATGCTTTGGCGACTCTGTCCCAACAATCTCGTTGTGGTTCAATTCAGAAAACACATTGAAATATGCAGGAGACTTTGAATTTTCGCATATTTGCCCTTTCCATCTCTCTGCAATAACCTCTGTTGTACCACTGATTCCGTAAATGATGGGGAGTTTGTTCCATAACTTCAGCGTCAGTCTCTTAGCTAAATTCTTCTCCTCGGGAACCTCCGGCTTGTACCTTTCCCTCAGGTCACTTAAAACCTTTATTGTCTCCTCAACCTGGTCATCAACAGGAGAAATAAGCCCAATCCTGACAAACAGCATGAGCAGAGGAATAAACGAATAACCAAGTGCCGCCCTTGGTGAAAGCCCGCCGGGGATTGTAATTACATAATATCCATCCTTTTCTGCCATCTCTTTTAGCTTTCCGCCTGTTGTGATAGCAATTATCTTTGCGCCCTTTGTCTTTGCATCCTGATATGCAGAAAGCGTCTCTTCTGTATTGCCTGAATAGCTTGAAGCAATAACAAGTGTTTTAGAATCGACATATGCAGGAAGTACATAGTCTCTGTTGACAATCACAGGTATCCTGCACTGGTCCAAAACAAAAACTCTCAGAAGGTTTCCGCCTATGGCAGAACCGCCAAGCCCTGTGATCACTACCTTATCTATATCTTCTGCTTTGATATCAACACTGATATTCCTGCCTATCTCGTAAGCCTTTTGAATCTGCTCAGGAAGATTGTAAACTGCCTGAAACATACCGCTCGGGTCGTTTTGTGCAATCATCTCAAGATTGTCAAGCATCTTCTCCCCATTTCTCCTTTCTTAAAAATTTCCTATTTCATAATATAATAATTTTTCATTTTTTTCAACTTTCAAAGCCATGCCATAGCCACAAAACACTCAGTCCATTTTACTCTGTTTCATTTCTGTTCATCTGGCTCTGAAGTCTTTCTGTCAAAGCCTTTGCAGCATTGTATCCCATCTTCCTTTGCCTGTTGTTCATCGCAGCAACTTCAACAATTATTGCTAAATTCCTCCCCGGGCGGACGGGTATTACAAGCGTGGGTACTTTTATCCCCAGTATTTCTATGTACTGGTCATGAAGCCCCAGTCTTTCATACTCTTTGTCGGTTTTCCACGTCTCAAGCTGAATTACAAGATCAATTCTTTCAGAATCCTTTACACAACCAACCCCAAAGAGGTTTTTCACATCCAGAATTCCAATACCTCTTATCTCTATCAGATGCCTGATAATCTCTGGAGCCTCACCCACAAGCGTCTTCTCAGAAACCTTTCTTATCTCAACAGCATCATCAGCAACCAGAATATGCCCTCTTTTTACAAGCTCCAGAGCAGTCTCGCTTTTCCCAACCCCGCTTTCTCCAAGCATCAAAACACCCTCACCATAAACGTTAACAAGCGTGCCATGACGGGTAATTCTTGGCGCAAGCTCATGTGTCAAAAATGTGCTGAGGTTTGTCATAAACCTTGTTGTAACCTCCGGTGTTCTCAAAAGCGGAATACCATACTTTTTGGAAAACTCCAGAAACTCTTCATACGGCTCTTGATTTGACGTAATTATCACACATGGAATCTGTCTTTGAAATAGCTTTTCAATTGCATTCCTTCTCTGTGCTTTTGTCATTGTTTTCAAATATGCCATTTCAGAGATACCTATAATCTGAATGCGCTCCTGATCAAAATATTCAAAAAAACCCATAAGCTGCAACGCCGGGCGGTTCAGGTTCATGTCCTTTATCTTCCTTGTCTCCATTCCCGGCACTTCTGACAAAGGCTCCAGATTAAGCTCTTTTATTATCCTGCCAACTGTTGTATGGAACAACTCTTCATCTCATCCTTTCCTTTAATCCATTCTTTTTGCTTTAAAATAATCTAAATCCCTATTTTTTCTTTTATTTTCATTGCAACATCATAAGGTATATCAGCAGCCTTCACAATCTCTTCTATACTTGCTTTCCTTAGATTGTCTATAGAACCAAACACTCTGAACAGTTTTAGCTTTCTCTTTTCGCCAATTCCCTCTATCTCATCAAGTATGGACTCATAAAGGTGCTTTTTCCTGAGCTCTCTGTGATATTTCACTGCAAACCTGTGGGTCTCTTCCTGGATTGCTGAAATCAGTTTGAAAACAAGAGCATCTTTCTGTATGCCCATCTCCTGCCCGTTGTAAATCAAATCCCTTGTTCTGTGCCTGTCA
The Caldicellulosiruptor morganii DNA segment above includes these coding regions:
- the hprK gene encoding HPr(Ser) kinase/phosphatase, with protein sequence MFHTTVGRIIKELNLEPLSEVPGMETRKIKDMNLNRPALQLMGFFEYFDQERIQIIGISEMAYLKTMTKAQRRNAIEKLFQRQIPCVIITSNQEPYEEFLEFSKKYGIPLLRTPEVTTRFMTNLSTFLTHELAPRITRHGTLVNVYGEGVLMLGESGVGKSETALELVKRGHILVADDAVEIRKVSEKTLVGEAPEIIRHLIEIRGIGILDVKNLFGVGCVKDSERIDLVIQLETWKTDKEYERLGLHDQYIEILGIKVPTLVIPVRPGRNLAIIVEVAAMNNRQRKMGYNAAKALTERLQSQMNRNETE
- a CDS encoding phosphatase — its product is MFLEVETHCHTIASGHAYNTLEEMVLEAKNRGLKGICITDHGPEMPGSCSSLYFYNLVVVPREISGIMIFRGCEANIIDYEGTIDIPESALKRLDFVIASLHDVCIPSGTVSDHTRALIGAIKNPYVHCIGHPGNPLFEIDREAVVRAAKEYNKAIEINNASFYVRQKSKENCIEILKLCKKYGVYIAMGSDAHFKTDIGRCDVTRKLIEEYDFPQDLIVNKSLESFLEFLRLHGRDV
- a CDS encoding bifunctional phosphoglucose/phosphomannose isomerase; protein product: MLDNLEMIAQNDPSGMFQAVYNLPEQIQKAYEIGRNISVDIKAEDIDKVVITGLGGSAIGGNLLRVFVLDQCRIPVIVNRDYVLPAYVDSKTLVIASSYSGNTEETLSAYQDAKTKGAKIIAITTGGKLKEMAEKDGYYVITIPGGLSPRAALGYSFIPLLMLFVRIGLISPVDDQVEETIKVLSDLRERYKPEVPEEKNLAKRLTLKLWNKLPIIYGISGTTEVIAERWKGQICENSKSPAYFNVFSELNHNEIVGTESPKHVLGLFEIVMLHDTEDHKRNAIRMDITKDLVKGVVSGVSDIYSIGNSRLARMFSLIYLGDYVSLYLATLYQNDPTPVKKIDILKNKLAEIKD